A genomic region of Dactylococcopsis salina PCC 8305 contains the following coding sequences:
- a CDS encoding glycosyltransferase family 2 protein: MIKLIIQIPCYNEEATLGATLADLPRELPGVDQIQWLIIDDGSRDRTVEVAEASGVDYIVRHPKNQGLAKAFMTGLRHSLAAGADIIVNTDADNQYCATDIPHLIEPILLQRAEIVVGARPINKIPHFSPIKKTLQRLGSYVVRLASNTNIPDAPSGFRAFSREAAFQINVFDNYTYTLETIIQAGQKGMAITSVPVGVNGDLRPSRLVKSTPTYILRSMTTILRIFMLYKPLRFFLILGSIPFSAGFLLGVRWLIFFFMGTDRTRVPSLILTAILILIGFQLWMFGLVADLMAANRRLMEDIQVNLRKENNAN; encoded by the coding sequence GGCTGATTTGCCTCGTGAACTGCCAGGTGTTGATCAAATTCAATGGCTGATTATTGATGATGGTAGTCGCGATCGAACGGTAGAAGTTGCCGAAGCCAGTGGTGTTGATTATATTGTCCGTCACCCAAAAAATCAAGGGTTAGCCAAAGCCTTTATGACGGGTTTAAGACACAGTTTAGCTGCTGGCGCAGATATTATTGTTAATACTGATGCGGATAATCAGTATTGCGCGACGGACATTCCCCATCTTATTGAACCAATTTTATTACAACGAGCAGAAATTGTCGTCGGGGCGCGACCAATTAATAAAATTCCCCATTTTTCTCCCATTAAGAAAACTTTGCAACGTTTAGGGAGTTATGTGGTTCGTTTAGCGAGTAATACGAACATCCCAGACGCACCCAGTGGGTTTCGTGCGTTTAGTCGTGAAGCAGCGTTTCAAATTAATGTTTTTGATAACTATACTTACACTTTAGAAACGATTATTCAAGCTGGACAAAAAGGAATGGCAATTACATCAGTTCCAGTGGGAGTTAATGGCGATTTACGTCCGTCTCGTTTAGTCAAGAGTACCCCTACTTATATTTTGCGGTCAATGACAACAATTCTCCGCATTTTTATGTTATACAAACCCCTTCGTTTCTTTTTAATTCTGGGTTCAATTCCTTTCAGTGCTGGGTTTTTATTAGGGGTGCGCTGGCTAATTTTCTTTTTTATGGGAACAGACAGAACTCGCGTTCCTAGTTTGATTTTAACGGCGATTTTAATTTTAATTGGTTTTCAGTTATGGATGTTTGGTTTAGTTGCTGATTTGATGGCGGCGAACCGTCGCTTAATGGAGGATATTCAGGTTAATTTAAGAAAAGAAAATAACGCTAATTAA
- the stpA gene encoding glucosylglycerol 3-phosphatase has translation MSKFHPLLQENSPSLNHQKLADILTNYDNILIIQDLDGVCMELVKDPLNRTIEPKYVEATKAFSDQFYVLTNGEHIGKRGVNSIIDRAFGDADFVHKNSLYLPGLAAGGVQWQNRKGNVSHPGVTEKELAFLATVPQRIREQLEQFFKQFSDTRSSAEIESDIEASILDNMASPTANLNTIYDRLKTNPERYFQLQKTMAQLMETLLSEAHQQGLTDSFFVHYAPNLGRDKNGKEILRPVEKTDSGTTDFQFMIRGAIKEAGVLYLLNYYYYQRTGNYPLGKDFNVRDAPNNYSELLQLVKNNFDFNLMPILIGVGDTVNSSVTEINGKIEARRGGSDRAFLQLIQDIHPNNIVVYIDSSGGEVKNRKPVRIETTPNGEAKVTETPTDPRDINDPLTLNLIFPRGHSEYTAFFRDVATKKLNRN, from the coding sequence GTGTCAAAGTTTCATCCGTTATTACAAGAAAACTCGCCCTCTCTCAATCATCAAAAACTCGCTGATATATTAACCAATTATGACAATATTTTAATCATTCAAGATTTAGATGGGGTTTGTATGGAGTTGGTTAAAGACCCCTTAAACCGCACCATTGAACCGAAGTATGTAGAAGCAACAAAAGCGTTTTCTGATCAGTTTTATGTGTTAACAAATGGTGAACATATTGGCAAACGGGGCGTTAATTCGATCATCGATCGCGCCTTTGGTGATGCTGATTTTGTTCACAAAAATTCCCTTTATCTTCCAGGTTTAGCGGCGGGTGGTGTCCAATGGCAAAACCGAAAAGGAAATGTCTCTCATCCTGGGGTTACGGAAAAAGAATTAGCATTTTTAGCCACTGTTCCTCAACGCATTCGAGAACAATTAGAACAGTTTTTTAAGCAGTTTTCAGACACTCGATCAAGCGCCGAAATTGAATCAGATATTGAAGCCTCAATTTTAGATAATATGGCTTCTCCTACTGCAAATCTCAACACAATTTATGATCGATTAAAGACGAATCCTGAACGCTATTTCCAGTTACAAAAAACAATGGCACAATTGATGGAAACGTTACTCAGCGAAGCCCATCAACAAGGCTTAACCGATTCCTTTTTTGTTCATTATGCCCCCAATTTAGGACGGGATAAAAACGGGAAAGAAATTTTACGTCCAGTGGAAAAAACAGATTCAGGAACAACTGATTTCCAGTTTATGATTCGTGGCGCAATCAAAGAAGCGGGTGTCTTATATCTCCTCAATTATTATTACTATCAACGGACTGGAAACTATCCCCTCGGAAAAGATTTTAATGTTCGTGATGCGCCCAATAATTACTCAGAATTACTGCAATTAGTCAAGAATAATTTTGATTTTAATTTGATGCCAATTCTCATCGGAGTTGGTGATACAGTTAACAGCAGTGTTACCGAAATCAATGGCAAAATTGAAGCAAGAAGAGGAGGAAGCGATCGCGCTTTTCTGCAATTAATCCAAGACATTCATCCCAATAATATTGTTGTCTATATTGATAGCAGTGGGGGAGAAGTCAAAAACCGTAAACCAGTTCGCATTGAAACCACACCCAACGGAGAAGCAAAGGTAACAGAAACGCCCACTGATCCACGAGATATCAATG